A window of the Candidatus Paracaedimonas acanthamoebae genome harbors these coding sequences:
- a CDS encoding acyl-CoA dehydrogenase C-terminal domain-containing protein, which produces MPSYKAPLRDMKFAMLELFASSEEAIFPGFENLSEQDIEMILTEAAKFCENVLFPLNLSGDTEGCHWENREVKTPKGFKEAYHEFVSSGWASLACEPEFGGQGLPETIALTVEEMVCSSNLSFGLYPGLTRGAYQLLLKHGTDELKRHYLPKMVEGVWSGTMCLTEPHCGTDLGLVRTKALSQSDGSYKITGTKIFISSGEHDLTENIIHFVLARTPEGPVGVRGVSLFLVPKFLSNSDGGITERNLVYCDSIEHKMGLKGSATCVLNFEEAKGWLVGSLYKGVANMFTMMNNERLAVGNQGLGIAEIAYQNALSYAKERLQGRSLTGIKHPEKAADPIIVHPDVRKMLLTMKAYNEGNRMLGTWVASQVVRSQKAENENDREEAEEFVQLMTPIVKAFMTDCGTEVASLGVQVYGGHGYIHEYGMEQYLRDARIAQIYEGTNGVQALDLVGRKIPMATGRYLRRFFHPVYNYIQEKQGDEMLAEFIGPLQKAFDRLQQATISLAQRGLSNPDEIGAAASDYLRMFALTSHAYLWTKACEIAYAKKEGHERDFYESKIATARFFMQKILPQTSSLFACIMSGSKSLMEIKEEDFGPF; this is translated from the coding sequence ATGCCAAGTTATAAAGCTCCCTTACGTGATATGAAGTTCGCCATGTTAGAGCTTTTTGCAAGCTCTGAAGAGGCAATTTTTCCTGGATTTGAAAACTTGTCTGAACAAGATATTGAGATGATTCTTACTGAAGCTGCAAAGTTTTGTGAAAACGTCCTTTTTCCGCTCAATTTAAGTGGTGATACAGAAGGATGTCATTGGGAAAATCGAGAAGTGAAAACGCCGAAAGGTTTTAAAGAAGCTTATCATGAATTTGTTAGTAGTGGATGGGCATCTCTTGCTTGTGAACCTGAATTTGGAGGACAAGGCCTTCCAGAGACTATAGCGCTGACTGTAGAAGAGATGGTCTGTTCTTCTAATCTTTCTTTTGGACTATATCCGGGTCTGACGCGTGGAGCTTATCAACTTCTATTAAAACATGGAACAGATGAATTAAAACGCCATTATCTTCCCAAAATGGTTGAAGGCGTATGGAGCGGCACGATGTGCTTAACTGAGCCTCATTGCGGAACAGATTTAGGATTAGTGCGGACTAAGGCTCTCTCTCAATCCGATGGAAGCTATAAAATCACAGGAACAAAAATTTTCATTTCTTCTGGAGAACATGATCTCACAGAGAATATCATTCACTTTGTTTTGGCGCGCACACCTGAAGGACCTGTGGGGGTTCGAGGCGTTAGTTTATTCCTTGTTCCTAAATTTTTATCCAACTCAGATGGAGGTATTACGGAGCGTAATTTAGTCTATTGTGATTCTATTGAACATAAGATGGGTCTTAAAGGTTCTGCAACCTGTGTGCTGAATTTTGAAGAGGCAAAAGGTTGGCTTGTTGGCTCTCTTTATAAAGGGGTAGCTAATATGTTCACTATGATGAATAATGAGCGTTTAGCTGTCGGAAATCAGGGTCTTGGGATCGCAGAGATCGCGTATCAAAATGCGCTTTCTTATGCAAAAGAACGGCTACAAGGAAGATCGTTAACAGGGATAAAGCATCCTGAAAAAGCGGCGGACCCTATTATCGTTCATCCAGATGTTCGTAAAATGCTGTTGACAATGAAAGCCTATAACGAAGGAAATCGGATGCTTGGGACGTGGGTTGCTTCTCAGGTTGTACGTTCCCAAAAAGCTGAAAATGAGAATGATCGTGAAGAGGCTGAGGAATTTGTTCAGTTAATGACCCCTATTGTTAAAGCATTTATGACGGATTGCGGGACAGAAGTTGCAAGCCTAGGGGTGCAAGTCTATGGAGGGCACGGCTATATTCATGAATATGGGATGGAGCAATATCTACGGGATGCGCGTATTGCGCAGATTTATGAAGGCACGAATGGTGTTCAGGCCCTCGATCTTGTAGGCCGAAAAATTCCGATGGCAACAGGAAGATATTTACGTCGTTTCTTTCATCCAGTTTATAATTATATTCAAGAAAAACAGGGAGATGAAATGTTAGCTGAATTCATAGGACCTCTTCAAAAAGCGTTTGATCGTCTTCAACAAGCAACAATCTCTTTAGCTCAGCGAGGATTAAGTAATCCTGATGAGATTGGCGCTGCGGCTTCTGATTATTTGAGGATGTTTGCTTTGACTTCCCATGCGTATTTATGGACAAAAGCCTGTGAGATTGCTTATGCAAAAAAAGAGGGACATGAAAGAGATTTCTATGAGAGTAAAATAGCAACGGCGCGATTTTTTATGCAGAAAATTCTTCCGCAAACTTCTTCTTTATTTGCGTGTATTATGTCTGGTTCTAAGTCTTTGATGGAAATCAAAGAAGAAGATTTTGGACCTTTTTGA